From one Oncorhynchus clarkii lewisi isolate Uvic-CL-2024 chromosome 6, UVic_Ocla_1.0, whole genome shotgun sequence genomic stretch:
- the LOC139411200 gene encoding heat shock protein beta-8, whose amino-acid sequence MAEGDFYTLGSRQRVPRDPFRESPSIASRFMDDDFGMSPFPEDLSMDWPGWARPSRLSTRLSAPFTGTLRTGFQPTTGQTPVYCTRYSESPRSSPTQTPGEPWKVCVNVHSFNPEELNVKTKDGFVEVSGKHEEKQEEGGIVTKNFTKKIQIPIDLDPLTVFASLSPEGVLIIEARQSPPYYLFSNEGPQGEMEEASQRQEATMV is encoded by the exons ATGGCAGAAGGAGACTTCTACACTCTTGGAAGTAGGCAGAGGGTCCCCCGAGATCCGTTCAGAGAGAGTCCGTCAATCGCCTCCCGATTTATGGACGATGACTTTGGGATGTCCCCTTTCCCCGAAGACTTGTCAATGGACTGGCCCGGCTGGGCTCGGCCTAGCCGGCTCAGCACGCGGCTTTCCGCACCGTTTACTGGCACTCTGCGCACTGGGTTTCAGCCAACGACTGGGCAGACGCCGGTGTATTGCACGAGATACAGCGAGTCCCCCCGCAGCTCTCCGACCCAAACACCGGGAGAGCCCTGGAAAGTGTGTGTGAACGTCCACAGCTTTAACCCAGAGGAACTTAATGTCAAAACCAAAGATGGGTTTGTAGAAGTGTCAG GAAAACATGAAGAGAAGCAAGAGGAAGGGGGTATAGTGACAAAGAATTTCACAAAGAAGATACA gaTTCCAATCGACTTGGACCCTCTGACGGTCTTCGCCTCCTTGTCACCAGAGGGTGTGTTGATCATCGAGGCACGGCAGAGCCCTCCCTACTACCTCTTCAGTAACGAAGGTCctcagggagagatggaagaggccAGCCAGAGGCAGGAGGCCACCATGGTCTAG
- the LOC139411199 gene encoding uncharacterized protein, translating into MTEQTKAYTAAPSAPSRPHNSRDLFWSALRSWWQSPSPSCLLPNQDFGLPPFLEAGDLREFSWIDNIHRRLAASSWPGYMPSLPLLVPSFLVPASSMHQPGPRLSRAESAGLQGLSEVREEGYKWRITLDVSHFSPVEITLRTREGFLEIGGKHEERPDKHGFIARCFTRRYTIPKGIDPKIIHSSLSGDGILSVEASLPDPTIPADVIIPIQVEKEAISEEGEKGGAKPERTTEPDTETRDPQPSPSAPAVPPVSLETADFTPTEPGILPPTEALERWDEFAREVPGEEANPEAQPDSDMAGPERHEEVRGDADERTPTDPAGEMARHPSGSVDDEASEEEGLPTSTEPFEHLKTPDSPDTPDTVTSDQGEYTDQAHDHGGELQHPEGTGETAVELPKPEDPEPGMSPPEEVAHHSQELETQEHPDMEQQEYTK; encoded by the exons ATGACCGAGCAGACCAAAGCTTACACAGCGGCCCCATCGGCACCATCACGTCCCCACAACTCCCGGGACTTATTCTGGTCTGCCCTCCGGAGCTGGTGGCAGTCCCCGAGCCCCAGTTGCCTCCTCCCCAACCAGGATTTTGGCCTGCCACCATTCCTAGAGGCCGGAGACCTCCGTGAATTTAGCTGGATAGATAACATCCATAGACGCCTGGCGGCCAGCTCCTGGCCTGGGTACatgccctctctccccctcttggtGCCCTCCTTCCTGGTCCCGGCCTCATCCATGCACCAGCCAGGCCCCAGGCTGAGCAGGGCAGAGTCTGCAGGGTTGCAAGGGCTGTCAGAGGTCCGGGAGGAGGGGTACAAGTGGAGGATCACCCTGGACGTCAGTCACTTCTCCCCTGTAGAGATCACTCTCAGGACCCGGGAAGGCTTCCTGGAAATCGGAG GGAAACACGAGGAGAGACCAGACAAGCATGGCTTTATTGCTAGATGCTTTACCAGGAGATACAC GATCCCAAAAGGTATTGATCCTAAGAtcatccactcctctctgtctggtgaTGGCATCCTGTCTGTGGAAGCTTCACTTCCTGATCCCACCATCCCTGCTGACGTCATCATTCCCATTCAG GTGGAGAAGGAGGCCATAAGTGAAGAAGGAGAGAAGGGTGGTGCCAAGCCAGAGAGGACTACCGAGCCAGACACAGAGACCCgggacccccagccttctccatCTGCCCCTGCTGTGCCCCCTGTGTCCCTGGAGACCGCTGACTTCACCCCCACAGAACCTGGCATACTTCCACCAACTGAGGCTCTCGAGCGCTGGGATGAGTTCGCACGGGAAGTCCCTGGAGAAGAGGCTAACCCAGAGGCTCAACCAGACAGCGACATGGCAGGACCCGAGAGGCatgaggaggtgagaggagatgCAGATGAGAGGACCCCTACTGATCCAGCTGGGGAGATGGCGAGACATCCCTCTGGGTCCGTAGATGATGAAGCCAGTGAAGAGGAAGGTCTTCCGACTTCCACAGAGCCCTTTGAGCACCTCAAGACTCCTGACAGCCCAGACACCCCAGACACAGTCACGTCTGACCAGGGGGAATACACAGACCAGGCCCATGACCATGGCGGAGAGCTCCAGCACCCGGAGGGCACAGGGGAGACGGCAGTAGAGCTCCCAAAGCCTGAGGATCCTGAGCCAGGCATGAGTCCACCAGAAGAGGTGGCTCACCACTCCCAGGAGCTGGAAACCCAAGAGCACCCTGATATGGAGCAACAGGAGTACACCAAGTAA